Genomic DNA from Desulfuromonas versatilis:
CCGCTGCGGGCGATGAGCAGCAGGTTGGTCAGCACCGGCACCGCCTCGCGGACCAGCACCGTGACCAGCAGCGGCGCGAGCAGGTCGGGCTCGCCGATCTTGCGCACCCAGACCAGGGCCTGGGCCACCACGGAAACGCCGAGCAGTATGGCGACCATGGTGACGAAGCCACAGGCGCCCACCCCAGAAGCAAAAACCTGGCGGACCAGTTCCTCGCGCACGGTGCGCGGCCAGCTGCGGCGCCGCAGGGCCACCGTCAACACCGCCCAGAGCACCGCCGCCAGGTGGCGCAGGCCGCGCCAGCTCTCCAGCGTATGGTCGCCGAGCCGGGCCAGGGGGTTCATGGGACGGCGGCCCGGCGCCCGGTCAGCAGGTAGGTGGTGACGGCCCCTTTGCCCTGGACGAAGAACTCGCCGCGCTCCTCGAGAATGTACTTATCCCGCAACCGCTGCCAGGCCGCCTCGGTGACCTGGATGAAGCCGGGCAGGCCGTAGGTCTTGACCTGCTCGGCGGCGACCACGGTTTCCCCCCACAGGTCGTAGGCCAGCCGGGCGGTGCCGATCACCCCGGCGATCACCGGTCCGCTGTCGATGCCGATGCGCAGCCGCAGCGGCACCCTGGTCCCGGCGTCGAAGCCCATCATTTCGCGCTGCATGGCCAGGGCCAGGTCGGCCGCGGCCTCGGCGTGGTCGGGGCGCGGCTGAGGGACGCCGCTGGCGGCCATGTAGGTATCGCCGATGGTCTTGATCTTCTCCAGGCCGAAGCGTTCGGCCAGGCGGTCGAACCGGGAGAAGACCTCCTTGAGCAGCCCGACCACCTGGAGGGGGCTGCGGTCGGCGGCCAGCCCGGCGAAGTTGTGGATGTCGGCAAAAAGCACCGTGGCCTCCTCGACGCAGTCGGCGATGGGGCTGGCGTCCTGTTTGAGCCGCTCGGCGACGGCGCTGGGAAAGATGCTCAAAAGCAGCCGCTGGCTTTTTTCCTGTTCCTGGGAAAGCAGGCGGTTCTTTTCGCTGAGCTGCTGCTCGAGCTCGACGATGCGCGTCCCGGAGCGGACCCGGGCGAGCAGTTCGCCCCGGTCGTAGGGCTTGGTGACGTAGTCGTTGGCCCCGGCGTCCATCGCCTGCACCAAATCCTCCTTGGCCTCCCTGGCGGTCACCAGGATGATGTAGACGTAGCCGGAGGTCTTAGCCGCGCGGATCTTGCGGCAGAGTTCGAGGCCCCCCATCTGCGGCATAAGCCAGTCGGTGATCACCAGGGGGCAGGGGGCGGCCTGAAACGCCTCCCAGGCCGCGCGGCCGTTGTCGGCGGCGGTCACCCGGTAGCGCTCTTTTTCCAGGATGCGCTGCAGCAGGGCCCGGGAATCGGGGTCGTCTTCGGCGATGAGCACGCGCATGGCGGCGTCCATTGCGGCCTCAGTCCTGCGGGGCCGGGTCGAACACCACCTCGACCCGCTCCAGGTAGTCGGCCAGCGCCGCCAGGCCCCGCTCGATCCCCGCGGCGTCCCGCTTTTCGGCGGCCTGCTGAAGCTGCAGCCCGATGCTGCTGAATGGGGCGAAACCGTAGCCGCCGCCCACCCCTTTCATGGTGTGGGCGAGCCGGCGGATGGCGGCGTAGTCCCCCCGCTCCAGGGCCGCGCGCAGGGTGCCGAGATCCTCGCGGCGATGGGCGAGAAACCCGGGGACCAGGTCCTCCAGGTCGGGGTGGACGTGGACGATGATTTTTTCGGGCCGCTCCGGTATCTCGGTATTCATGTTGGCTCTCCCTGCGCCGCCGGGGCTGCGCCGTGGGCGCGGATCGCCTCCAGCAGCGTCTCTTTCTTGATCGGCTTGGTCAGGTGGGCGCTGCAGCCGGCGGCCAGGCTGCGGCCCGCATCCTCCGCCAGGGCGTAGGCGGTCAGGGCGATCACCGGGGTGGGCGGGCGCCCCTGCGCCTGTTCCCAGGCGCGGATCTGCCGGGTCGCCTCATAACCGTCCATGACCGGCATCTGCATGTCCATCAGCACCAGGTCGTACTCGCCCTGCCGGTACTTTTCCAGGGCCTGCCCGCCGTCCTCGGCCAGCTCGAGGCTGTGGGGGGAACTTTTCAGGTAGGCGGCGACCAGCAGGCGGTTGTCCTGCGAGTCGTCGGCCAGCAGGATGCGCAGGGGGCGATCGGCGGCACCTGCCGGCGGCGCCTCCTGCGGCGGCGGGCGGCGGGTGTCGGCCAGGGCGCCGGCGATGGCCCGGCGCAGGTCCTCGCGCTTGACCGGCTTGACCATGTAGCCGGTGATCCCCAGGCTGCGGGCCCGGGCGATATCCCCCGCGCGGTTATCGGAGGTGACCATCATCACCGTCATGCCGGCAAAGGCCGAGTTCTGCCGGATGCGCCCCGCCACGTCGAAACCGTCCATGCCCGGCATCCGGCAATCGAGCAGCACCAGCTCGAAGGGGCGCTTCGCCTGCTTCGCCCGCTCCAGCGCCGCCAGGGCCTCGGGGCCCTCCGCGGCCTCGCCCACCTCGGCCCCCCAGGCCGCCAGCAGCTCGCGCAGCACCAGGCGGTTGGTGGCGCAGTCATCCACGACCAGCGTTTTCAGGCCGGCGATGGCCGGCGGCGCGGGCGGCTCGGCCGGGGCCGGCGCGAGCGGCAGGGCGAGGCTGAAGCGGAAGATGCTGCCCCGCCCCGGTTCGCTGTCCACCCGGATCTCGCCGCCCATCGCCTCCACGATGCGCCGGGAGATGTTCAGCCCCAGCCCGGAGCCGCCGTAGCGGCGGGTGGTGGAGGCGTCGACCTGGGTGAAGCGCTCGAAGATCTCGCCCTGCTTCTCCGCGGGGATGCCTATGCCGGTGTCGGCCACGCAGAACTCCAGCTCCTGGCTTTGCCCGGCACCGGGCGCTGCGGCGGCCTTGACTTCCACCCGGATCTCACCCCGTTCGGTGAACTTGATGGCGTTGCCGATGAGGTTGACCAGGACCTGGCGCAGCCGCAGCGGGTCGCCCAGCAGTCCCGGGGGGACCTCGGGAGCCAGGCGGCAGGTCAGCTCGAGCCCTTTGTGGTGAGCGCGCAAGGCGAGGATTTCGCAGGTTTTTTCCAGGATCTCCCGCAGGCTGAAGGGGATGCTCTCCAGTTCCAGGTGGCCCGCCTCGAACTTGCTCAGGTCGAGGATGTCGTTGATCAGGCTCAGCAGGTTCTCCCCGGCGGCCTGAAAAATGCGCACGTACTCGCGCTGCTCGGGCTGCAGTGGGGTGTCGGCCAGCAGCTCGGCCATGCCGATGATGGCGTTCATCGGCGTTCGGATCTCATGGCTCATGCTGGCCAGAAACTCGCTCTTGGCGCGGTTGGCCACCTCGGCCTGCTCCTTGGCGGCCTGCAGCTCGGCCTCGGCCCGCTTGCGCTCGGTGATGTCGCGGATGATGCCGGTGAACAGCCGCTTCTCGCCCAGAAGCACCTCGCTGACCGCCAGGTCCAGGGGGAACTCGGTTCCGTCGCGGCGCAGCCCGACCACCTCGCGGCCGACGCCGATGATTTTCCTGCGGCCGGTGCGCAGGTAGTTGCGGATGTACTGGTCATGGTGACTGTGGTAGGGCTCGGGCTGCAGCAGCTTGACGTTGCGGCCGATGACCTCCTCGGCCCGGTAGGCGAAGATGCGCTCGGCCGCCGGGTTGAAGGACTGGACGATGGCCTGCTCGTCGATGGTGACGATGCCGTCCACCGCCGTTTCGACGATGGCCCGGTGGCGCGCCTCGCTTTCGGTCAGCGCCGCATGGAGTTGTCGGCGCTCCTCGATTTGCCGGGCCAGCTCGGCGTTGCTTTGCGAGAGTTCGGCGGTGCGCTCCTCGACGATGCGCTCGGTGAGGGCCGAGCGCTCGGCCATGAACAGCAAAAAGCTGCCGAGCAACGCGGAAAACAGCAGCCCGGCGATGAGAATCCGTCTGCTCTCGCGCAGCTCGAGCTCGGCCAGGTTGGCCGGGCTCGGGAGAAAGCGCAGCACCCAGCTGCGCCCGGCGAACTCGAGGTGCGCCTCGGCGCCCAGGCGCAGCTTTCGGCCCGGCGGGCCGCCCGCCGCTTCGACCACCCGGGGATCGCTGCGGAAAAGCAGCCGCTCGCCCGGCGCCGCGCCAGCGTCGAAGAGCCCGAAGTCGATGCCCGCCAAGTCAAATGGTGCCAGGGCCGTGTGCACCATGTCGCTGATGCGGAATACTCCCAGGGCGTAGCCGGCGAGCCGGGCCCGGCGCTCCTCCAGGGTGGCGGGGGGCGGTCCCGGGGCATAGATCGGCTTAAAGACCAGCACCCCGAACTGCCGGCCGGCGTCCTGGATCAGGCCGATGCGGGCGCTGGCCACCACCTTGGCCTGGTCGCGGGCCAGCTCCAGCGCCGCGCGGCGCACCGGGTTGGAGGCGAGGTCGAAACCGAGCACCGACTCGTTCCCCTGGCGCGGCTCGATGAAAAAGACCGGAAAATACTCCGGCCGCGCCCCGGCGGTCACCAACTGTCCCCCGGGATCCTGCTCGGTGATGGCGAAGCGGGAAAGCCCCTCGGCCTGCGCCCGCCCTTCGAATTCGCCTCGCTGCCCGGCCGCGACCCGCGGCGCCCATTCGAGGGCCAGTATTCCGCGGCGGCGCTCCAACATCCCCCGGACGAAGGCGTTGAACTCGCCCCGCTCCACCTTGCG
This window encodes:
- a CDS encoding adenylate/guanylate cyclase domain-containing protein; protein product: MDAAMRVLIAEDDPDSRALLQRILEKERYRVTAADNGRAAWEAFQAAPCPLVITDWLMPQMGGLELCRKIRAAKTSGYVYIILVTAREAKEDLVQAMDAGANDYVTKPYDRGELLARVRSGTRIVELEQQLSEKNRLLSQEQEKSQRLLLSIFPSAVAERLKQDASPIADCVEEATVLFADIHNFAGLAADRSPLQVVGLLKEVFSRFDRLAERFGLEKIKTIGDTYMAASGVPQPRPDHAEAAADLALAMQREMMGFDAGTRVPLRLRIGIDSGPVIAGVIGTARLAYDLWGETVVAAEQVKTYGLPGFIQVTEAAWQRLRDKYILEERGEFFVQGKGAVTTYLLTGRRAAVP
- a CDS encoding Hpt domain-containing protein; translated protein: MNTEIPERPEKIIVHVHPDLEDLVPGFLAHRREDLGTLRAALERGDYAAIRRLAHTMKGVGGGYGFAPFSSIGLQLQQAAEKRDAAGIERGLAALADYLERVEVVFDPAPQD
- a CDS encoding CHASE domain-containing protein produces the protein MSNRSGSLSPSRPVRIAGLAAACFLAGKLALLLAAPPGFQSCFWPAAGVALAGLLLLGRDTWPGVFLGAFLAYLGSSAEAVGAAALLKSPLATAAMAGAATLQALLGVWLVRRWAGPTPPFAQAQETFKAMLLGGPLACLGGATLAWAWLWATGALAPGQGANLWWSWWLGDTLGVLIVLPLVCAWRLELLRRPPRRRLAILVLFGGALAFTLVLFFQVRSGEWNRAQLLFEQRTGHLAQALREAQLTYLDELHAIEGLFMASRKVERGEFNAFVRGMLERRRGILALEWAPRVAAGQRGEFEGRAQAEGLSRFAITEQDPGGQLVTAGARPEYFPVFFIEPRQGNESVLGFDLASNPVRRAALELARDQAKVVASARIGLIQDAGRQFGVLVFKPIYAPGPPPATLEERRARLAGYALGVFRISDMVHTALAPFDLAGIDFGLFDAGAAPGERLLFRSDPRVVEAAGGPPGRKLRLGAEAHLEFAGRSWVLRFLPSPANLAELELRESRRILIAGLLFSALLGSFLLFMAERSALTERIVEERTAELSQSNAELARQIEERRQLHAALTESEARHRAIVETAVDGIVTIDEQAIVQSFNPAAERIFAYRAEEVIGRNVKLLQPEPYHSHHDQYIRNYLRTGRRKIIGVGREVVGLRRDGTEFPLDLAVSEVLLGEKRLFTGIIRDITERKRAEAELQAAKEQAEVANRAKSEFLASMSHEIRTPMNAIIGMAELLADTPLQPEQREYVRIFQAAGENLLSLINDILDLSKFEAGHLELESIPFSLREILEKTCEILALRAHHKGLELTCRLAPEVPPGLLGDPLRLRQVLVNLIGNAIKFTERGEIRVEVKAAAAPGAGQSQELEFCVADTGIGIPAEKQGEIFERFTQVDASTTRRYGGSGLGLNISRRIVEAMGGEIRVDSEPGRGSIFRFSLALPLAPAPAEPPAPPAIAGLKTLVVDDCATNRLVLRELLAAWGAEVGEAAEGPEALAALERAKQAKRPFELVLLDCRMPGMDGFDVAGRIRQNSAFAGMTVMMVTSDNRAGDIARARSLGITGYMVKPVKREDLRRAIAGALADTRRPPPQEAPPAGAADRPLRILLADDSQDNRLLVAAYLKSSPHSLELAEDGGQALEKYRQGEYDLVLMDMQMPVMDGYEATRQIRAWEQAQGRPPTPVIALTAYALAEDAGRSLAAGCSAHLTKPIKKETLLEAIRAHGAAPAAQGEPT